The following are encoded in a window of Bacillus xiapuensis genomic DNA:
- the miaB gene encoding tRNA (N6-isopentenyl adenosine(37)-C2)-methylthiotransferase MiaB, translated as MNEDQRLHSQQVKEKNPADQKSEKDYSKYFESVYQPPSLKEAKKRGKEEVQYHNDFKIEERFRGMGNGRKFYIRTYGCQMNEHDTEVMAGIFQALGYEATDSVEDANIVLLNTCAIRENAENKVFGELGHLKALKQERPDLLLGVCGCMSQEESVVNKILKTYPHVDMIFGTHNIHRLPNILNDAYLSKEMVIEVWSKEGDVVENLPKVRRGNIKAWVNIMYGCDKFCTYCIVPYTRGKERSRRPEEIIQEVRHLAAQGYQEITLLGQNVNAYGKDFEDRTYGLGDLMDEIRKIDIPRVRFTTSHPRDFDDHLIEVLAKKGNLMDHIHLPVQSGSSDILKIMARKYNREQFLELVRKIKAAIPDVALTTDIIVGYPNETEEQFQETLSLYREVGFESAYTFIYSPREGTPAAKMKDNVPMEVKKDRLQRLNAVVNELSAKAMKRYEGQIVEVLVEGESKNNPDILAGYTSKNKLVNFKGPKTAIGKIVKVKITEAKTWSLNGEVVEEHMMAEVN; from the coding sequence ATGAACGAAGATCAACGACTGCATAGTCAGCAAGTGAAGGAAAAGAATCCAGCGGACCAAAAATCCGAAAAGGATTACAGTAAATACTTTGAAAGTGTCTATCAGCCTCCATCGTTAAAAGAAGCGAAAAAACGGGGAAAAGAAGAGGTTCAGTACCACAATGACTTTAAAATCGAGGAACGGTTCCGCGGCATGGGCAATGGACGCAAGTTTTATATCCGCACTTACGGCTGCCAAATGAATGAGCATGATACCGAAGTCATGGCCGGAATTTTTCAAGCGTTAGGCTATGAAGCAACGGACTCCGTGGAGGATGCCAATATAGTGCTGCTGAATACTTGCGCAATTCGTGAAAATGCGGAAAATAAAGTCTTTGGCGAACTGGGGCATTTAAAAGCTCTAAAGCAAGAGCGTCCAGATCTATTGCTCGGTGTATGCGGCTGTATGTCACAGGAAGAATCCGTTGTAAACAAGATTCTAAAAACCTATCCTCATGTCGATATGATCTTTGGCACACATAATATCCATCGCCTTCCGAACATTTTAAATGACGCTTATTTATCGAAAGAAATGGTCATTGAAGTATGGTCGAAGGAAGGGGATGTGGTTGAGAACTTGCCGAAGGTCCGGCGCGGCAATATTAAGGCTTGGGTGAATATTATGTACGGCTGCGATAAATTCTGCACATACTGCATCGTTCCTTATACGAGAGGCAAAGAAAGAAGTCGCCGCCCTGAAGAAATTATTCAAGAGGTTCGCCACCTAGCTGCGCAAGGCTATCAGGAGATCACTCTTCTTGGACAAAACGTAAATGCGTACGGCAAAGACTTTGAAGATCGCACATATGGTCTTGGCGATTTAATGGATGAAATCCGGAAAATAGATATCCCGCGTGTTCGGTTTACGACGAGCCATCCGCGTGATTTTGATGATCACTTAATTGAGGTGCTGGCGAAGAAGGGCAATTTAATGGATCATATTCATCTGCCAGTGCAATCAGGCTCTTCAGATATTCTAAAAATAATGGCGCGAAAGTATAACCGTGAGCAATTTCTCGAGCTTGTCCGCAAGATTAAAGCCGCTATTCCGGATGTAGCGTTAACGACGGATATTATCGTCGGCTACCCGAATGAAACAGAGGAGCAGTTCCAGGAAACGCTTTCCTTGTATCGTGAAGTGGGCTTTGAATCTGCCTACACATTCATATATTCACCGCGTGAAGGAACGCCGGCAGCGAAAATGAAGGACAATGTGCCGATGGAAGTGAAAAAAGACCGGCTGCAGCGGTTAAATGCAGTGGTTAATGAGCTGTCTGCTAAGGCAATGAAACGATATGAAGGCCAGATTGTTGAAGTACTTGTGGAAGGGGAAAGCAAGAACAACCCGGATATCCTTGCGGGTTATACGAGCAAAAATAAACTGGTTAATTTTAAAGGGCCGAAAACTGCAATTGGCAAGATCGTCAAGGTGAAAATTACAGAAGCGAAAACATGGTCATTAAACGGTGAAGTGGTGGAAGAACATATGATGGCTGAGGTGAATTGA
- a CDS encoding RicAFT regulatory complex protein RicA family protein encodes MAKYTKDEIVSRAKDLARMIAETEEVAFFKEAEAKIHENQKVREKIASLKSLQKQAVNFQHYGKTEALKMVEEKIGKIEQELDEIPVVQQFKQSQIEVNEILQMVATAISNKVTDDIIESTGGDILRGETGAQVQNRMPGSCR; translated from the coding sequence ATGGCGAAGTATACGAAAGATGAGATTGTGTCCCGGGCCAAGGATCTTGCCCGCATGATTGCAGAAACGGAAGAAGTCGCTTTTTTTAAAGAAGCCGAAGCAAAAATTCATGAAAACCAAAAGGTTCGTGAGAAGATTGCCAGCTTAAAAAGCCTGCAAAAGCAAGCGGTGAACTTTCAACATTACGGCAAGACAGAAGCATTGAAAATGGTCGAAGAAAAAATCGGGAAAATTGAGCAGGAGCTTGATGAAATTCCTGTGGTACAGCAGTTTAAACAATCTCAAATAGAAGTGAATGAAATTCTGCAGATGGTTGCGACCGCGATTTCCAATAAAGTGACAGATGATATTATTGAATCAACCGGCGGCGATATACTGCGCGGAGAAACAGGCGCTCAAGTTCAGAACCGGATGCCAGGAAGCTGCCGTTAA
- the cotE gene encoding outer spore coat protein CotE — protein sequence MAEFREIITKSVVAKGRKFTQTHHTICPPHHPSSILGCWIINHEYKAKKVAKRVEVYGTYEINVWYSHHDNTKTSVVTEKVEYKDVIKLKYRDEQCFEDNEVIARVQQQPNCCEAVISKNGHKIIVQAEREFLVEVVGETKICVAVHPHDCEDDWDCDFDDEEYEKLDTDFIEQEEGR from the coding sequence ATGGCAGAATTCAGGGAGATCATTACCAAGTCGGTCGTTGCCAAAGGCCGGAAATTCACCCAGACACATCATACGATTTGTCCGCCGCATCATCCATCGAGCATTTTAGGCTGCTGGATTATTAATCATGAGTATAAAGCAAAAAAAGTAGCAAAAAGGGTGGAAGTATACGGCACATACGAAATTAACGTATGGTATTCACATCACGACAATACGAAAACGTCGGTCGTCACAGAGAAAGTGGAATATAAAGATGTCATTAAGTTAAAGTACCGCGATGAGCAATGCTTTGAAGACAATGAAGTGATTGCAAGGGTGCAGCAGCAGCCAAATTGTTGTGAAGCGGTGATTTCGAAGAATGGCCACAAGATTATCGTGCAAGCTGAACGGGAATTTTTAGTGGAAGTCGTCGGGGAAACAAAGATATGTGTGGCCGTCCATCCGCATGATTGCGAAGACGATTGGGATTGTGACTTTGATGATGAAGAGTATGAGAAGTTGGATACAGATTTTATTGAGCAGGAGGAAGGACGATAA
- the mutS gene encoding DNA mismatch repair protein MutS — protein MAQYTPMIQQYLKVKAEYQDAFLFFRLGDFYEMFFEDATKASQLLEITLTSRDGGAAGKIPMCGVPYHSAAGYIEQLIELGHKVAICEQIEDPKQAKGVVKREVVQLITPGTMMEGKGLQEKENNYIAALTAFPDQTFALAASDLTTGENKVTMLSAFEEVINELSTLQAKEVVILTELSGDIQQKLKERLAVTLSVEEETEEKKEFLPLLEPIEQSKLRQAVCLLLHYLYRTQKRGLDHLQPVEIYHVHQYMKMDYYSKRNLEVTETIRSKGKKGSLLWLLDETMTAMGGRMLKQWLDRPLIQREQIEKRHSMVGTLLDSFFERQEIREQLKEVYDLERLAGRVAFGNVNARDLVQLKKSLQQIPVLKQLLSRLDNQDLKRLSNQLDPCEELTDILEQALIENPPLTIKEGGIIRDGFSAQLDEYRDASRNGKTWIANLERKEREKTGIRSLKIGYNRIFGYYIEVTKANLHALDDSRYERKQTLANCERFITPELKEKETMILQANEKIVELEYDLFLELRERVKDYIPRLQKLAQLVSQLDVLQCFAAVSEMRRYIQPVLTDSRELVIKDGRHPVVEKVMDSQEYVPNDCLMNSQREMLLVTGPNMSGKSTYMRQVALISILAQIGCFVPAAEAKLPIFDQVFTRIGAADDLISGQSTFMVEMLEAKNAITHATEKSLILFDEIGRGTSTYDGMALAQAIIEYIHEHIGAKTLFSTHYHELTVLADELKHLKNVHVSAIEQNGRVVFLHKIKEGAADKSYGIHVAQLAGLPSALIERANEILKELEHPDQPREAEQVKEEQGRVHLAKTEETSGQLSLFADSPAENPALTTKEKKVIAELKNFDLLEMTPLNAINALYALQKKLKK, from the coding sequence ATGGCACAATATACCCCAATGATCCAACAGTATTTAAAGGTCAAGGCAGAATACCAAGATGCCTTTTTATTTTTTCGCTTAGGCGATTTTTATGAGATGTTTTTCGAAGATGCTACGAAAGCGAGCCAGCTGCTGGAGATCACTTTAACGAGCAGAGACGGCGGAGCGGCTGGAAAGATTCCGATGTGCGGAGTGCCCTATCATTCGGCAGCCGGATATATTGAACAGCTGATTGAACTCGGTCATAAAGTCGCTATTTGCGAGCAAATAGAGGACCCGAAGCAGGCGAAAGGAGTAGTGAAACGGGAGGTCGTTCAGCTTATTACGCCTGGAACGATGATGGAAGGAAAGGGACTGCAGGAAAAGGAAAACAACTATATTGCGGCTTTAACTGCCTTCCCGGATCAAACGTTCGCCTTGGCAGCCAGTGACTTAACGACCGGAGAAAACAAAGTCACAATGCTTTCAGCGTTTGAGGAGGTAATCAATGAATTATCTACTTTGCAAGCAAAAGAGGTGGTGATTCTAACCGAGCTTTCAGGCGATATCCAGCAAAAATTAAAAGAGAGACTGGCTGTTACTTTATCGGTGGAGGAAGAAACGGAAGAAAAAAAGGAATTCTTGCCGCTGCTTGAACCGATTGAGCAGTCTAAGCTCCGACAAGCGGTGTGCCTGCTGCTTCATTATCTGTACCGCACGCAAAAAAGAGGGCTGGATCATTTGCAGCCGGTTGAAATCTATCATGTCCATCAATACATGAAAATGGACTATTATTCAAAGCGTAACCTGGAGGTAACGGAAACAATCCGCTCGAAAGGAAAAAAAGGCTCCTTGCTATGGCTGCTGGATGAGACGATGACAGCGATGGGGGGACGAATGCTCAAGCAATGGCTGGATCGGCCGCTTATTCAGCGAGAACAGATCGAAAAACGCCATTCCATGGTGGGGACATTACTGGACTCTTTTTTTGAAAGGCAAGAAATCCGCGAGCAGCTGAAAGAAGTCTATGATTTAGAGCGGCTGGCGGGCCGCGTCGCATTTGGCAATGTGAATGCCCGCGATCTCGTGCAATTAAAAAAGTCACTTCAGCAAATTCCGGTATTGAAGCAATTGCTGAGCCGCTTAGATAACCAAGATCTCAAACGGCTGTCCAACCAATTGGATCCTTGTGAAGAACTGACGGATATTTTAGAACAAGCATTGATCGAGAATCCTCCGCTGACGATTAAGGAGGGAGGCATCATCCGCGACGGTTTCAGCGCGCAGCTGGATGAGTACCGTGATGCCAGCCGGAACGGAAAGACCTGGATTGCTAATTTGGAAAGGAAGGAAAGAGAAAAAACGGGCATTCGCTCATTAAAAATCGGCTATAATCGAATCTTTGGCTATTATATTGAAGTGACGAAAGCCAATCTGCATGCGCTGGATGACAGCCGGTATGAACGCAAACAAACATTGGCCAATTGCGAGCGCTTTATTACGCCGGAGCTGAAAGAGAAAGAAACGATGATTTTGCAGGCTAATGAAAAAATCGTCGAGCTGGAATATGATTTATTTTTGGAATTGCGGGAGCGGGTGAAGGATTACATTCCAAGATTGCAGAAGCTAGCTCAGCTCGTGAGTCAGTTGGATGTGCTGCAGTGCTTCGCCGCTGTTAGTGAAATGAGACGGTACATCCAGCCTGTTCTGACAGATAGCCGCGAGCTGGTCATTAAAGATGGCCGGCATCCGGTTGTGGAAAAGGTTATGGATTCCCAGGAATATGTGCCGAATGACTGTCTGATGAACAGTCAGCGGGAGATGCTGCTAGTAACCGGGCCAAATATGTCGGGGAAAAGCACTTATATGAGACAGGTCGCATTAATATCCATACTAGCGCAAATCGGCTGTTTTGTGCCAGCTGCGGAAGCAAAGCTGCCAATATTTGATCAAGTGTTTACTAGAATAGGAGCCGCTGATGATTTAATTTCCGGACAAAGCACATTTATGGTAGAGATGCTAGAAGCTAAAAACGCGATTACGCACGCCACAGAGAAGTCTCTGATTTTATTTGATGAAATCGGCCGCGGAACATCCACCTATGATGGCATGGCACTAGCACAAGCGATCATTGAGTACATCCATGAGCATATTGGCGCCAAAACGCTTTTCTCCACACATTACCATGAACTGACGGTGCTTGCTGATGAACTCAAGCATCTAAAAAATGTGCATGTCAGCGCGATTGAGCAAAATGGCCGCGTCGTATTCCTCCATAAAATTAAGGAAGGAGCGGCAGACAAAAGCTATGGCATTCATGTTGCCCAGCTGGCAGGGCTGCCGAGTGCATTAATTGAGAGAGCCAACGAAATTTTAAAAGAATTAGAGCATCCGGATCAGCCAAGAGAAGCGGAGCAAGTAAAAGAAGAACAAGGACGGGTTCATCTAGCCAAAACGGAGGAAACGTCCGGGCAGTTATCACTTTTTGCTGACTCGCCAGCAGAAAATCCGGCGCTCACAACGAAGGAGAAGAAGGTAATTGCGGAACTGAAGAACTTTGATTTATTAGAAATGACTCCGCTCAACGCGATCAATGCGCTTTATGCTCTGCAGAAAAAGCTAAAGAAATAA
- the mutL gene encoding DNA mismatch repair endonuclease MutL, protein MGKIIQLDEVLSNKIAAGEVVERPASVVKELVENSIDAESTAIEIDVEEAGLSSIRILDNGAGIEPDDVLTAFARHATSKIKDENDLFRIRTLGFRGEALPSIASVSELEMTTSTGDQAGTKIVLSGGNIIEHLPASSRKGTDIKVSGLFFNTPARLKYMKTIHTELGNITDVVNRLALAHPEVAIRLRHNGRELLHTTGNGDVRQVLAAIYGINIAKKMIPFQASSLDFEIDGWLALPEATRASRNYITIMVNGRFIKNYRLVKAVQEGYHTLLPIGRYPIALVNIVMDPLLVDVNVHPSKLEVRFSKEQPLMELLSEAIRKAFKKETLIPTVSPAPKMKKWEASQQELQLDHLPAAPALKTEQTGFLEKPAPFSLRETFQSADSVETDDAAEQEAENSVPYYAAEEKRVFSKEPIAEKEEAELEKSRIPPLYPIGQMHGTYIFAQNEKGLYMIDQHAAQERLKYEYFREKVGQVEKELQDMLVPITLEYSADESIKISENLEELEKVGIFLEPFGERAFIMRSHPQWFPKGQEQAIAEEMIEQLLSMKKVDVKKLREEAAIMMSCKASIKANHHLRTDEIQQLLDDLRQSSDPFTCPHGRPIMIHYSVYDLEKMFKRVM, encoded by the coding sequence TTGGGAAAAATCATCCAGCTCGATGAAGTGTTATCAAACAAGATTGCCGCTGGTGAGGTGGTGGAACGTCCGGCTTCTGTGGTGAAGGAATTGGTGGAGAATTCCATAGACGCCGAGAGCACAGCCATTGAAATTGACGTGGAAGAAGCGGGACTGAGCAGCATCCGGATTTTGGACAATGGAGCGGGCATCGAACCGGATGACGTACTGACCGCCTTTGCACGCCACGCCACTAGCAAGATCAAAGATGAAAATGACTTGTTTCGCATTCGCACGCTTGGCTTCCGCGGAGAGGCGCTGCCGAGTATTGCATCTGTTTCGGAATTGGAAATGACAACCAGCACAGGAGATCAGGCCGGCACGAAAATCGTCCTTTCAGGCGGGAACATCATAGAGCATCTGCCTGCCAGCAGCCGCAAAGGAACGGATATTAAAGTATCGGGATTATTCTTTAACACACCCGCCCGCTTGAAATACATGAAGACCATTCACACAGAGCTTGGCAATATTACTGATGTAGTGAACCGGCTGGCTCTGGCTCATCCGGAAGTGGCGATACGCCTTCGCCATAATGGCCGAGAGCTTTTGCACACGACGGGCAACGGGGATGTCCGTCAAGTATTAGCGGCCATCTACGGAATCAATATCGCCAAAAAAATGATTCCCTTTCAAGCGTCTTCACTTGATTTTGAAATAGACGGCTGGCTGGCATTGCCTGAGGCGACGAGAGCCTCAAGAAATTATATAACAATTATGGTCAATGGCCGGTTTATTAAAAATTATCGGCTAGTAAAAGCGGTGCAGGAAGGCTATCATACGCTGCTGCCGATCGGAAGATATCCTATTGCCTTGGTGAACATTGTAATGGATCCTCTTTTGGTGGATGTGAATGTCCATCCTTCTAAGCTTGAAGTCCGGTTTAGTAAGGAACAGCCGTTAATGGAACTGCTGAGCGAAGCGATTCGCAAGGCCTTTAAAAAAGAAACGCTGATACCGACAGTCTCTCCTGCTCCCAAGATGAAAAAATGGGAAGCTTCTCAGCAAGAGCTGCAGCTCGATCATTTACCAGCTGCTCCAGCATTGAAAACAGAGCAAACTGGTTTTCTGGAGAAGCCCGCCCCTTTTTCCTTGCGCGAGACTTTTCAATCTGCGGACTCTGTCGAAACAGATGATGCTGCTGAACAAGAAGCAGAGAACTCTGTCCCGTATTATGCCGCGGAAGAGAAACGAGTTTTTTCCAAAGAACCAATAGCAGAAAAGGAAGAAGCAGAGCTGGAAAAAAGCCGGATTCCGCCCCTTTATCCAATCGGCCAGATGCACGGCACTTATATATTTGCCCAAAATGAAAAAGGACTCTATATGATTGATCAGCACGCCGCTCAAGAAAGATTGAAATATGAATATTTCCGTGAAAAAGTTGGACAGGTAGAGAAGGAATTGCAGGATATGCTCGTCCCGATTACATTGGAATATTCAGCGGATGAGTCCATCAAAATCTCTGAGAATCTCGAAGAATTAGAGAAAGTGGGCATCTTCTTGGAACCATTTGGCGAACGCGCATTTATCATGCGTTCACATCCGCAGTGGTTTCCGAAGGGCCAAGAGCAGGCCATTGCTGAAGAGATGATTGAACAGCTGTTATCAATGAAAAAAGTCGACGTGAAAAAGCTGAGAGAAGAAGCGGCGATCATGATGAGCTGCAAGGCATCAATCAAAGCCAATCATCATCTTCGAACGGATGAAATTCAGCAGCTTCTTGACGATTTGCGTCAGAGCTCGGATCCTTTCACCTGTCCGCATGGCCGTCCTATTATGATTCACTACTCCGTTTATGACCTTGAAAAGATGTTCAAGCGGGTAATGTAG
- a CDS encoding YdcF family protein, with amino-acid sequence MKKRKGLVVGSLLILMMIGGCTYLYHQMKKTASKQPPSHVPILMVLGAKVNGTDMSPSLQERAKTALKYARENPDTKVIVSGGKGPGEAITEAAALKQFFLENGIEEKRIFVEGRSTSTYENFVFSKKLWNIKEAVVVSNDFHLYRSKKIAESQGIKMYPLAAPTPDAIKIHAYAREYAAIFKWYLTGK; translated from the coding sequence ATGAAAAAGAGGAAAGGACTTGTGGTCGGCAGTTTATTGATTCTGATGATGATCGGCGGCTGTACCTATCTTTATCATCAAATGAAAAAGACGGCTTCTAAGCAGCCGCCTAGCCATGTGCCCATTCTGATGGTATTGGGGGCGAAGGTGAATGGGACAGACATGTCACCAAGCCTTCAGGAACGGGCGAAAACAGCCTTAAAGTATGCAAGGGAAAATCCGGACACCAAGGTGATTGTTTCAGGTGGAAAGGGGCCGGGAGAGGCAATCACAGAAGCAGCTGCTTTGAAACAATTTTTTCTTGAAAATGGCATAGAGGAAAAGAGAATTTTCGTTGAAGGGCGCTCCACCTCTACCTATGAAAACTTTGTCTTTTCTAAAAAATTATGGAATATCAAAGAAGCTGTAGTGGTCAGCAATGATTTTCACTTATACAGATCGAAAAAAATCGCGGAAAGCCAAGGAATTAAAATGTACCCGCTTGCTGCTCCTACGCCTGATGCGATTAAAATACATGCATATGCTAGAGAATATGCTGCCATCTTTAAATGGTACCTTACCGGCAAGTAA
- a CDS encoding ABC transporter ATP-binding protein, translated as MKKNDEQSAALRWKSFLQMFTKSELSKWMMIAAVALSLLETAAGLVVPLFTRDLVDQLAENQLRASVILWLCGSFFIQILSGGFSFYLMSYIGESVVQSIRQRLWKQILALPISYFDQHESGETMSRVTQDTNMIKMLISQHLISFVTGIISIIGAVILLLMIDWKMTLIMIVAVPLAVLIILPLGQKMYQISKSTQEEMAGFSGDLGRVLADIRLVKAYSSESAERSKGYQRIHQLFQYGLKEALLQSVVSPLMTVIMMLVLVVLIGYGGVRVASGALSSGSLVAIIIYLFQIVIPFSQMAAFFTSFQKAMGATERIQEMLLLKPEAEKQGQLADAASQSICFKDVSFGYSEGKPLLNDITLTIPSGKTTAFVGPSGSGKTTLFALLERFYQPDSGEITLGEMNIASFQLESWRQQIGYVSQESPIMSGTIFENIRYGMKDKVSIAEVKKAAQLANAAEFIEALPDQYDTPVGERGMKLSGGQRQRIAIARAFIRNPKILLLDEATSNLDSGSERLVQQALEELMTGRTTLVIAHRLSTIVKADQIVVIENGQITGMGTHEQLYNQHPLYRKLSAQQLEN; from the coding sequence ATGAAAAAGAATGATGAGCAGTCAGCTGCTTTACGCTGGAAATCCTTTCTGCAGATGTTTACGAAGAGCGAACTGTCCAAATGGATGATGATTGCTGCGGTTGCTTTAAGTTTGCTGGAAACGGCCGCGGGGCTAGTTGTCCCACTTTTCACACGGGATCTCGTGGATCAGCTAGCCGAAAATCAGCTGCGGGCTTCGGTGATTTTATGGCTGTGCGGAAGCTTCTTCATTCAAATCCTCTCAGGCGGCTTTTCATTTTATTTAATGAGTTATATCGGCGAATCCGTCGTCCAGTCAATTCGGCAGCGGCTATGGAAGCAAATTCTTGCTCTGCCGATCTCCTATTTTGACCAGCATGAATCCGGCGAAACGATGAGCCGCGTAACACAGGATACCAATATGATCAAAATGCTCATCAGCCAGCATCTGATTTCCTTTGTTACAGGCATTATTTCCATTATCGGAGCGGTCATTCTTCTATTAATGATTGACTGGAAAATGACGCTGATCATGATTGTAGCGGTACCGCTGGCTGTGCTGATTATTCTGCCGTTAGGACAAAAAATGTATCAAATTTCTAAAAGTACCCAAGAAGAAATGGCCGGATTTTCAGGTGATCTCGGCCGAGTACTGGCGGATATTCGTCTTGTTAAAGCCTACAGCTCGGAAAGCGCTGAACGGTCGAAAGGCTACCAGCGAATTCACCAGCTTTTTCAATATGGACTAAAAGAAGCGCTCCTTCAATCGGTGGTTTCTCCGCTAATGACCGTTATTATGATGCTCGTGCTCGTTGTATTAATTGGCTACGGAGGCGTTCGCGTCGCTTCTGGAGCGCTGAGTTCCGGCTCGCTTGTGGCCATTATCATTTACCTGTTTCAAATTGTTATCCCCTTCAGTCAAATGGCCGCTTTCTTCACTTCTTTTCAAAAGGCAATGGGCGCAACAGAACGGATTCAAGAAATGCTATTATTAAAACCCGAAGCAGAAAAGCAAGGCCAGCTCGCAGATGCCGCTTCGCAATCTATCTGCTTTAAAGACGTATCGTTCGGCTACTCTGAAGGCAAACCGCTATTGAATGACATCACCTTGACGATCCCTAGCGGCAAAACCACCGCTTTCGTCGGTCCCAGCGGCAGCGGAAAGACGACGCTGTTTGCATTGCTTGAACGGTTTTATCAGCCCGACAGCGGAGAAATCACACTAGGAGAAATGAACATCGCCTCGTTCCAGCTGGAATCCTGGAGGCAGCAAATCGGTTATGTTTCCCAAGAAAGCCCGATCATGTCAGGAACAATCTTTGAAAACATCCGTTACGGAATGAAAGACAAAGTTTCCATCGCAGAGGTAAAAAAGGCCGCTCAGCTGGCGAATGCCGCCGAGTTTATCGAAGCGTTGCCCGATCAATACGACACACCAGTCGGGGAGCGGGGAATGAAACTGTCAGGCGGGCAACGCCAAAGAATCGCTATTGCCCGGGCATTCATCCGCAATCCGAAAATCTTGCTGCTTGATGAGGCTACCTCCAATTTAGACAGCGGCTCGGAGCGGCTTGTGCAACAAGCTTTAGAAGAGCTGATGACCGGCCGGACCACTCTTGTGATCGCTCACCGTCTGTCTACAATCGTCAAGGCTGATCAGATCGTCGTCATTGAGAATGGACAAATTACTGGTATGGGCACGCATGAGCAGTTATACAATCAGCATCCTCTTTACCGCAAGCTGTCCGCTCAGCAATTAGAAAACTGA
- a CDS encoding glycerol-3-phosphate responsive antiterminator: MSFHGQKILPAIRTMKDFEKMLDTPFEYGVFLDLHVGMVKSVFDYAKQHGKKMFLHLDLIHGLTSDEHAAEFVAQYVKPYGILSTKGNAIIKAKQKGLYVTQRAFIIDSSALKRSVKLIEKTNPDYIEVLPGVVPKVIKTLHEETGKPIFAGGLIEEPAEVELALEAGACAITTSNRDLWKHFY, translated from the coding sequence ATGAGCTTTCATGGACAAAAGATTTTGCCTGCTATTCGGACAATGAAGGATTTTGAAAAGATGCTAGACACGCCCTTTGAATATGGAGTGTTCTTGGATTTGCACGTGGGGATGGTTAAAAGCGTGTTTGATTATGCGAAGCAGCACGGGAAAAAAATGTTTTTGCACTTAGATTTAATTCATGGTCTTACAAGTGATGAACATGCCGCTGAGTTTGTCGCTCAGTATGTAAAGCCGTACGGCATTCTGTCAACTAAGGGAAATGCGATTATAAAAGCGAAGCAAAAAGGCCTCTATGTCACTCAGAGGGCTTTTATTATTGATTCAAGCGCCTTAAAGCGCAGCGTTAAACTGATTGAAAAAACCAATCCAGATTATATTGAAGTGCTGCCTGGTGTAGTGCCGAAAGTCATTAAAACGCTGCATGAAGAAACCGGTAAGCCTATTTTTGCCGGGGGCTTGATCGAGGAGCCGGCGGAAGTGGAGCTTGCTTTGGAGGCTGGGGCCTGTGCAATCACCACATCCAACCGCGATTTATGGAAGCATTTTTATTAA
- a CDS encoding polyphosphate kinase 2 family protein has product MQKRLAATDLTKKIESKKTYKKQLKLYQQRLLSLQQLLFKEKIALILVMEGWDAAGKGGAIKRSTEKLDPRGLQVHPISAPAPHELRYHYLQRFWRKIPQHGQIAIFDRSWYGRVLVERIEGFASSGEWKRAYEEINQFEKQLSDDHYIISKFWIHISKDEQERRFLERKHNPLKRWKLTDEDWRNREKWDLYEEAAEEMFHKTDKEWAPWHIIAGNDKRYARVAVIQQIVADIESNLIQKGIGLPDYSQFE; this is encoded by the coding sequence ATGCAGAAACGATTAGCAGCTACCGATCTAACGAAAAAAATTGAAAGCAAAAAAACGTACAAAAAGCAATTAAAGCTGTACCAGCAGCGACTGCTCAGTCTTCAGCAGCTCTTATTTAAAGAAAAAATCGCCCTTATTCTCGTAATGGAAGGCTGGGATGCCGCGGGTAAAGGCGGAGCGATTAAACGCAGCACGGAAAAATTGGATCCTCGCGGCTTGCAGGTCCATCCTATTTCCGCCCCCGCTCCGCACGAGCTGCGCTATCACTATTTGCAACGATTTTGGCGAAAAATCCCGCAGCACGGGCAAATCGCGATATTTGACCGTTCATGGTATGGGCGGGTGCTGGTCGAACGGATAGAAGGCTTTGCTTCATCAGGTGAATGGAAGCGTGCCTACGAGGAAATCAATCAATTTGAGAAGCAATTGAGCGATGATCACTATATTATATCCAAGTTTTGGATACACATTAGCAAAGATGAACAAGAGAGACGCTTTCTTGAGAGAAAGCATAACCCGCTCAAACGCTGGAAACTGACGGACGAAGATTGGCGGAACCGGGAAAAATGGGACTTATATGAAGAAGCGGCTGAAGAAATGTTTCATAAAACAGACAAAGAATGGGCTCCATGGCATATTATTGCCGGAAATGACAAGCGTTATGCGCGAGTAGCTGTGATCCAACAAATTGTCGCTGACATTGAAAGCAATTTAATACAAAAAGGTATTGGACTGCCCGATTACAGCCAATTTGAATAG